In Carassius gibelio isolate Cgi1373 ecotype wild population from Czech Republic chromosome B4, carGib1.2-hapl.c, whole genome shotgun sequence, one DNA window encodes the following:
- the LOC127956244 gene encoding single-minded homolog 1-A-like isoform X3, with product MKEKSKTAARTRREKENSEFYALARMLPLPSAITSQLDKASIIRLTSSYLKMRLVLPPGLGEVWGRSRSLENTNLELGSHLLQTLDGFIFVVACDGKIMYISETASVHLGLSQVELTGNSIYEYVHPADHDEMSAVLTPQPSLHTQLIHEHEAERSFFLRMKCVLAKRNAGLTSGGYKVIHCSGYLKTSALDCYQNVGLVAVGHTLPPSAVTEIKLHSNMFMFRASLDMKLIFLDSRVSELTGYEPQDLIEKTLYHHVHSCDSFHLRCSHHLLLVKGQVTTKYYRFLSKHGGWVWVQSYATIVHNIRSSRPHCIVSVNYVLTDTEYRGLALSLEQLKPSKPAFPYPNQTPAKTRASPYSQFPFFQPERSDSDRDSQWDGSPLTDSASPQRLDTCAQTHTHTHASHTQREGWWDATKATPHVHQTHAHWDEEHVDGSPGSSGDSRDSSGISQSRMGARPEPIKVEDVCMSDVFSSVCRGPPRLVLHRDDRDESPASLSALSSPGSDRLSHYDVNTHMHFQTSTTHNGTSVIITNGS from the exons ATGAAGGAGAAGTCTAAGACGGCGGCGAGGACGCGGCGCGAGAAGGAGAACAGCGAGTTTTACGCGCTCGCCAGAATGTTGCCGTTACCGTCGGCCATCACGTCTCAGCTGGACAAAGCGTCCATCATCCGACTGACCAGCAGCTACCTGAAGATGCGACTGGTGCTCCCTCCAG gtttggGGGAGGTTTGGGGTCGAAGCAGATCTTTAGAAAACACAAACCTTGAGCTCGGATCTCATTTACTGCAG ACGTTAGACGGCTTTATATTCGTGGTGGCTTGCGATGGGAAGATCATGTACATCTCAGAGACGGCGTCGGTTCACCTGGGTCTTTCACAG GTAGAGCTGACCGGGAACAGTATTTATGAGTACGTCCATCCGGCGGATCACGACGAGATGAGCGCGGTCCTGACGCCGCAGCCCTCGCTCCACACACAGCTCATCCACG AGCATGAAGCAGAGCGCTCGTTCTTCTTGAGAATGAAGTGTGTTTTGGCCAAACGTAACGCCGGGTTGACGAGCGGAGGATataag GTCATCCACTGCAGTGGCTATCTGAAGACGTCTGCGCTGGACTGCTATCAGAACGTGGGTCTGGTGGCGGTGGGACACACTTTACCTCCCAGCGCCGTCACCGAGATCAAGCTTCACAGCAACATGTTCATGTTCAGAGCCAGTCTAGACATGAAGCTCATCTTCCTCGACTCCAG GGTTTCAGAGCTGACAGGATATGAGCCACAGGACCTGATTGAGAAGACCCTGTATCATCACGTGCACAGCTGTGACAGCTTTCACCTGCGCTGCTCTCATCACCTCT TGCTGGTCAAAGGTCAGGTGACCACTAAATATTACCGCTTCCTGTCCAAACACGGCGGCTGGGTTTGGGTGCAGAGTTACGCCACCATCGTTCACAATATTCGCTCGTCTCGTCCACACTGCATCGTCAGCGTCAACTACGTCCTCAC GGACACGGAGTACAGAGGCCTGGCGCTGTCTCTGGAGCAGCTCAAGCCCAGCAAACCTGCGTTCCCTTACCCTAACCAGACCCCAGCCAAGACCCGCGCTTCTCCGTACTCTCAG TTTCCGTTCTTCCAGCCCGAGCGCTCAGATTCCGATCGCGACAGCCAATGGGACGGCAGCCCTCTGACAGACTCCGCCTCCCCGCAGCGACTGGACACgtgtgctcaaacacacacacacacacacgcctcacacacacagagagagggatgGTGGGACGCCACTAAAGCAACTCCACACGTCCATCAAACTCACG CTCACTGGGACGAGGAGCACGTGGACGGATCTCCAGGCTCCTCGGGCGATTCGAGAGACAGTTCAGGGATTTCCCAGAGCCGGATGGGTGCCAGACCGGAGCCGATTAAAGTGGAGGACGTCTGCATGAGTGACGTCTTCTCGTCCGTCTGCAGAGGACCGCCCCGTCTCGTCCTGCACCGAGACGACAGAGACGAGAGTCCAGCCTCGCTGTCCGCTCTGAGCAGTCCCGGCTCCGACAGACTGTCCCATTACGAcgtgaacacacacatgcactttcaGACCAGCACCACACACAACGGCACATCGGTCATCATCACCAACGGCAGCTGA
- the LOC127956244 gene encoding single-minded homolog 1-A-like isoform X1 → MKEKSKTAARTRREKENSEFYALARMLPLPSAITSQLDKASIIRLTSSYLKMRLVLPPGLGEVWGRSRSLENTNLELGSHLLQVIISKMLQTLDGFIFVVACDGKIMYISETASVHLGLSQVELTGNSIYEYVHPADHDEMSAVLTPQPSLHTQLIHEHEAERSFFLRMKCVLAKRNAGLTSGGYKVIHCSGYLKTSALDCYQNVGLVAVGHTLPPSAVTEIKLHSNMFMFRASLDMKLIFLDSRVSELTGYEPQDLIEKTLYHHVHSCDSFHLRCSHHLLLVKGQVTTKYYRFLSKHGGWVWVQSYATIVHNIRSSRPHCIVSVNYVLTDTEYRGLALSLEQLKPSKPAFPYPNQTPAKTRASPYSQQFPFFQPERSDSDRDSQWDGSPLTDSASPQRLDTCAQTHTHTHASHTQREGWWDATKATPHVHQTHAHWDEEHVDGSPGSSGDSRDSSGISQSRMGARPEPIKVEDVCMSDVFSSVCRGPPRLVLHRDDRDESPASLSALSSPGSDRLSHYDVNTHMHFQTSTTHNGTSVIITNGS, encoded by the exons ATGAAGGAGAAGTCTAAGACGGCGGCGAGGACGCGGCGCGAGAAGGAGAACAGCGAGTTTTACGCGCTCGCCAGAATGTTGCCGTTACCGTCGGCCATCACGTCTCAGCTGGACAAAGCGTCCATCATCCGACTGACCAGCAGCTACCTGAAGATGCGACTGGTGCTCCCTCCAG gtttggGGGAGGTTTGGGGTCGAAGCAGATCTTTAGAAAACACAAACCTTGAGCTCGGATCTCATTTACTGCAGGTAATAATCAGCAAGATGCTCCAG ACGTTAGACGGCTTTATATTCGTGGTGGCTTGCGATGGGAAGATCATGTACATCTCAGAGACGGCGTCGGTTCACCTGGGTCTTTCACAG GTAGAGCTGACCGGGAACAGTATTTATGAGTACGTCCATCCGGCGGATCACGACGAGATGAGCGCGGTCCTGACGCCGCAGCCCTCGCTCCACACACAGCTCATCCACG AGCATGAAGCAGAGCGCTCGTTCTTCTTGAGAATGAAGTGTGTTTTGGCCAAACGTAACGCCGGGTTGACGAGCGGAGGATataag GTCATCCACTGCAGTGGCTATCTGAAGACGTCTGCGCTGGACTGCTATCAGAACGTGGGTCTGGTGGCGGTGGGACACACTTTACCTCCCAGCGCCGTCACCGAGATCAAGCTTCACAGCAACATGTTCATGTTCAGAGCCAGTCTAGACATGAAGCTCATCTTCCTCGACTCCAG GGTTTCAGAGCTGACAGGATATGAGCCACAGGACCTGATTGAGAAGACCCTGTATCATCACGTGCACAGCTGTGACAGCTTTCACCTGCGCTGCTCTCATCACCTCT TGCTGGTCAAAGGTCAGGTGACCACTAAATATTACCGCTTCCTGTCCAAACACGGCGGCTGGGTTTGGGTGCAGAGTTACGCCACCATCGTTCACAATATTCGCTCGTCTCGTCCACACTGCATCGTCAGCGTCAACTACGTCCTCAC GGACACGGAGTACAGAGGCCTGGCGCTGTCTCTGGAGCAGCTCAAGCCCAGCAAACCTGCGTTCCCTTACCCTAACCAGACCCCAGCCAAGACCCGCGCTTCTCCGTACTCTCAG CAGTTTCCGTTCTTCCAGCCCGAGCGCTCAGATTCCGATCGCGACAGCCAATGGGACGGCAGCCCTCTGACAGACTCCGCCTCCCCGCAGCGACTGGACACgtgtgctcaaacacacacacacacacacgcctcacacacacagagagagggatgGTGGGACGCCACTAAAGCAACTCCACACGTCCATCAAACTCACG CTCACTGGGACGAGGAGCACGTGGACGGATCTCCAGGCTCCTCGGGCGATTCGAGAGACAGTTCAGGGATTTCCCAGAGCCGGATGGGTGCCAGACCGGAGCCGATTAAAGTGGAGGACGTCTGCATGAGTGACGTCTTCTCGTCCGTCTGCAGAGGACCGCCCCGTCTCGTCCTGCACCGAGACGACAGAGACGAGAGTCCAGCCTCGCTGTCCGCTCTGAGCAGTCCCGGCTCCGACAGACTGTCCCATTACGAcgtgaacacacacatgcactttcaGACCAGCACCACACACAACGGCACATCGGTCATCATCACCAACGGCAGCTGA
- the LOC127956244 gene encoding single-minded homolog 1-A-like isoform X2: MKEKSKTAARTRREKENSEFYALARMLPLPSAITSQLDKASIIRLTSSYLKMRLVLPPGLGEVWGRSRSLENTNLELGSHLLQTLDGFIFVVACDGKIMYISETASVHLGLSQVELTGNSIYEYVHPADHDEMSAVLTPQPSLHTQLIHEHEAERSFFLRMKCVLAKRNAGLTSGGYKVIHCSGYLKTSALDCYQNVGLVAVGHTLPPSAVTEIKLHSNMFMFRASLDMKLIFLDSRVSELTGYEPQDLIEKTLYHHVHSCDSFHLRCSHHLLLVKGQVTTKYYRFLSKHGGWVWVQSYATIVHNIRSSRPHCIVSVNYVLTDTEYRGLALSLEQLKPSKPAFPYPNQTPAKTRASPYSQQFPFFQPERSDSDRDSQWDGSPLTDSASPQRLDTCAQTHTHTHASHTQREGWWDATKATPHVHQTHAHWDEEHVDGSPGSSGDSRDSSGISQSRMGARPEPIKVEDVCMSDVFSSVCRGPPRLVLHRDDRDESPASLSALSSPGSDRLSHYDVNTHMHFQTSTTHNGTSVIITNGS; the protein is encoded by the exons ATGAAGGAGAAGTCTAAGACGGCGGCGAGGACGCGGCGCGAGAAGGAGAACAGCGAGTTTTACGCGCTCGCCAGAATGTTGCCGTTACCGTCGGCCATCACGTCTCAGCTGGACAAAGCGTCCATCATCCGACTGACCAGCAGCTACCTGAAGATGCGACTGGTGCTCCCTCCAG gtttggGGGAGGTTTGGGGTCGAAGCAGATCTTTAGAAAACACAAACCTTGAGCTCGGATCTCATTTACTGCAG ACGTTAGACGGCTTTATATTCGTGGTGGCTTGCGATGGGAAGATCATGTACATCTCAGAGACGGCGTCGGTTCACCTGGGTCTTTCACAG GTAGAGCTGACCGGGAACAGTATTTATGAGTACGTCCATCCGGCGGATCACGACGAGATGAGCGCGGTCCTGACGCCGCAGCCCTCGCTCCACACACAGCTCATCCACG AGCATGAAGCAGAGCGCTCGTTCTTCTTGAGAATGAAGTGTGTTTTGGCCAAACGTAACGCCGGGTTGACGAGCGGAGGATataag GTCATCCACTGCAGTGGCTATCTGAAGACGTCTGCGCTGGACTGCTATCAGAACGTGGGTCTGGTGGCGGTGGGACACACTTTACCTCCCAGCGCCGTCACCGAGATCAAGCTTCACAGCAACATGTTCATGTTCAGAGCCAGTCTAGACATGAAGCTCATCTTCCTCGACTCCAG GGTTTCAGAGCTGACAGGATATGAGCCACAGGACCTGATTGAGAAGACCCTGTATCATCACGTGCACAGCTGTGACAGCTTTCACCTGCGCTGCTCTCATCACCTCT TGCTGGTCAAAGGTCAGGTGACCACTAAATATTACCGCTTCCTGTCCAAACACGGCGGCTGGGTTTGGGTGCAGAGTTACGCCACCATCGTTCACAATATTCGCTCGTCTCGTCCACACTGCATCGTCAGCGTCAACTACGTCCTCAC GGACACGGAGTACAGAGGCCTGGCGCTGTCTCTGGAGCAGCTCAAGCCCAGCAAACCTGCGTTCCCTTACCCTAACCAGACCCCAGCCAAGACCCGCGCTTCTCCGTACTCTCAG CAGTTTCCGTTCTTCCAGCCCGAGCGCTCAGATTCCGATCGCGACAGCCAATGGGACGGCAGCCCTCTGACAGACTCCGCCTCCCCGCAGCGACTGGACACgtgtgctcaaacacacacacacacacacgcctcacacacacagagagagggatgGTGGGACGCCACTAAAGCAACTCCACACGTCCATCAAACTCACG CTCACTGGGACGAGGAGCACGTGGACGGATCTCCAGGCTCCTCGGGCGATTCGAGAGACAGTTCAGGGATTTCCCAGAGCCGGATGGGTGCCAGACCGGAGCCGATTAAAGTGGAGGACGTCTGCATGAGTGACGTCTTCTCGTCCGTCTGCAGAGGACCGCCCCGTCTCGTCCTGCACCGAGACGACAGAGACGAGAGTCCAGCCTCGCTGTCCGCTCTGAGCAGTCCCGGCTCCGACAGACTGTCCCATTACGAcgtgaacacacacatgcactttcaGACCAGCACCACACACAACGGCACATCGGTCATCATCACCAACGGCAGCTGA